The Lewinellaceae bacterium genome has a segment encoding these proteins:
- a CDS encoding non-canonical purine NTP diphosphatase has protein sequence MMKRIVFATGNPHKVREVNQVLPDVIAIVGLKDINCLEELPETSPTLEGNALEKARYVYENYGVECFSEDTGLEVDVLNGDPGVYTARYAGENCTPEDNIVLLLKNMEGKMNRKARFRTVIALIMNGKEHLFEGIANGHISEVKRGAGGFGYDPVFIPEGYDLSFAEMPPVEKNQISHRGKAVKKLIAFLEQM, from the coding sequence ATAATGAAAAGAATAGTTTTCGCTACCGGTAACCCTCATAAGGTAAGAGAGGTGAATCAGGTTTTGCCGGATGTTATTGCTATTGTGGGATTGAAGGACATTAATTGTTTGGAGGAGCTTCCTGAAACCTCTCCTACACTGGAAGGCAATGCCCTGGAAAAAGCACGTTATGTTTATGAAAATTATGGCGTGGAATGTTTTTCCGAGGATACGGGATTGGAGGTGGACGTCCTGAATGGGGATCCGGGTGTTTATACAGCGCGTTATGCCGGAGAAAATTGTACGCCTGAGGATAATATCGTTCTGTTGCTTAAAAATATGGAAGGCAAAATGAACAGGAAGGCGCGTTTTCGTACCGTCATTGCGTTAATCATGAACGGTAAAGAACACCTCTTCGAAGGAATAGCTAACGGACATATCAGCGAGGTTAAGCGGGGGGCAGGAGGATTTGGTTATGATCCGGTATTTATTCCTGAAGGTTATGACCTTTCTTTCGCAGAGATGCCCCCTGTCGAAAAAAACCAGATCAGCCATAGAGGTAAAGCCGTAAAAAAACTGATTGCTTTTTTAGAGCAGATGTAA
- a CDS encoding HYR domain-containing protein, translated as MTCPITDPCSSVTNLSCGSTENYSLAVGSGVWDNLGGPYSTPGNEQVFSFTAPTTGSYDIAVSSSSGYVDLFYKSSACSGTGWSYVDDIYTSGATNTLSLIGGTTYLFLLDDENTTASSGTITIICPVSCDPPNAICQTTTVELDTDGNGSITTADINNGSTADCGLASMVASPLSFDCSNVGSVPVTLTVTDINGAVSSCTVNVTVNDTQSPWLTTECPANITLCGARNVSWTEPAAADNCGIVSTVNNANPGDFFGVGEHNVEYTFTDGAGLEASCSFKITINPLPQVEIDPSNVPEWCQGVKVLFAKVTNIAALAEPLSFEWYQGMDFLGDGQELLVTANGTYTVIVTDDNGCSTTVSKVVNYDLSTLLSAHTIIVDDQLDMDESTVVSGGVGVQDGDEVSVQHNSNIMTFMRSAAAQIDGSSTVANYINSDSPVNLPAFMSNPYLDNNNQIITGNVTLSGTNYGNVYVKSGATLTIGNGEMYMKSLTMAKGSTLNFNEDCNLKIRAKMNVGPLCNVNVEGGPSVVVYVGDNASVGQGSIVWVDIYAPEGLKVGDSGAYLTTYMNGLFISDDLTSGDNVVWGWNLNCGDLDNGGSNCVAVGAVGGSLAPITKGVSGFCSTNPPPSTTCDCPPGYVVVGYEGLTGNSYGTEVISQFSLRCKQLNANGTLGNSVIVSCANGSLATGVQDGPVDAAPGQVMVGAQLGVGCAIDQMSGYSKPLSEVIAGSANTSSTLMPLIGGVTGNIPTVQFVPNGNVIVGMVTYRDQNPPSGYNVFGIAAGVAWRYAPVSSCNGGDNVPLAAAVNPTPESLDTPTERLANLTVFPNPSSGVVNITVEDYIGKSIELAVYNILGEQVWFKHIETLEQSTINIDLGDSRFANGLYYLNLTADGVSVSKQIVLSK; from the coding sequence GTGACTTGCCCAATAACCGATCCTTGTAGTTCTGTTACGAATCTTTCCTGTGGAAGTACTGAAAATTATTCACTCGCAGTAGGATCGGGTGTATGGGATAATTTAGGAGGTCCATATAGTACACCGGGAAATGAACAGGTGTTTTCCTTTACCGCACCTACGACAGGCTCCTACGATATTGCCGTAAGCTCGAGCAGCGGTTATGTGGACTTATTTTATAAATCAAGTGCTTGTAGTGGTACAGGGTGGTCATACGTCGATGATATTTACACCTCCGGAGCTACAAATACACTTAGTTTGATCGGAGGAACAACTTATTTATTTTTACTCGATGATGAAAATACTACTGCCAGTTCAGGTACTATTACGATAATTTGTCCCGTTTCATGTGATCCGCCAAATGCAATATGCCAAACAACGACAGTTGAATTGGATACTGATGGCAATGGATCAATTACGACAGCAGACATCAATAACGGATCAACTGCTGATTGTGGGTTGGCTTCTATGGTTGCCTCTCCACTTAGCTTTGATTGTTCAAATGTAGGCAGTGTTCCGGTAACACTGACCGTTACGGATATCAATGGAGCGGTCTCCAGCTGTACGGTTAATGTGACGGTGAATGATACTCAGTCACCATGGCTGACTACTGAATGTCCTGCTAACATCACGCTCTGTGGTGCTCGGAATGTTTCATGGACAGAACCCGCCGCAGCGGATAATTGCGGTATTGTTTCAACCGTAAACAATGCCAACCCCGGCGATTTCTTTGGTGTAGGCGAGCACAATGTAGAATACACCTTTACAGATGGTGCAGGGCTGGAAGCTTCCTGTTCCTTCAAGATCACCATCAACCCGCTACCACAAGTAGAGATCGACCCGTCTAATGTACCGGAATGGTGTCAGGGGGTGAAGGTTTTATTTGCCAAAGTGACCAACATAGCAGCTCTCGCGGAACCACTCAGCTTTGAATGGTACCAGGGGATGGACTTTTTAGGTGATGGACAGGAGCTTTTGGTGACGGCCAACGGCACTTATACAGTGATCGTAACAGATGACAATGGTTGTTCTACAACCGTATCTAAGGTTGTGAATTATGACCTGTCGACCTTATTGTCAGCGCATACGATCATCGTGGATGACCAGCTGGATATGGATGAATCAACCGTAGTCAGTGGTGGCGTTGGTGTACAGGATGGCGATGAAGTTTCTGTACAACACAATTCCAATATCATGACCTTCATGAGGTCAGCAGCAGCACAGATTGACGGCAGCAGTACGGTGGCGAATTATATCAATTCGGATTCACCGGTGAATCTTCCTGCTTTTATGTCCAACCCTTACCTGGATAATAATAACCAGATCATAACAGGAAACGTAACCCTTTCGGGCACGAACTACGGAAATGTTTATGTTAAGAGTGGCGCTACGCTGACTATCGGCAACGGAGAGATGTACATGAAGAGCCTGACGATGGCCAAAGGATCAACGCTCAATTTCAATGAGGATTGTAACCTGAAGATCAGGGCGAAAATGAATGTCGGGCCGTTGTGTAATGTGAATGTGGAAGGAGGTCCATCGGTAGTGGTTTACGTAGGCGACAATGCTTCTGTAGGCCAGGGATCAATCGTTTGGGTGGATATTTATGCACCGGAAGGCCTCAAAGTAGGGGACTCAGGCGCTTACCTGACCACCTACATGAACGGATTGTTCATCTCGGATGACCTGACTTCCGGGGATAACGTGGTTTGGGGCTGGAACCTGAATTGCGGTGACCTGGATAATGGCGGCAGCAATTGTGTTGCTGTTGGCGCAGTGGGTGGATCACTTGCTCCAATAACAAAGGGTGTGTCAGGTTTTTGCTCAACGAATCCTCCACCTTCTACTACCTGCGATTGTCCTCCGGGATACGTCGTGGTGGGGTATGAAGGGCTTACAGGAAATTCTTATGGAACTGAGGTGATCAGCCAGTTTAGCCTGAGGTGTAAACAACTTAATGCAAATGGAACCTTAGGCAATTCCGTGATCGTTAGCTGCGCTAATGGTTCTTTAGCGACAGGGGTGCAGGACGGTCCCGTTGATGCAGCCCCCGGTCAGGTGATGGTAGGAGCTCAGCTAGGAGTAGGGTGTGCAATTGACCAGATGAGCGGATATTCAAAACCCCTATCAGAGGTAATTGCCGGAAGTGCTAATACTTCAAGTACACTTATGCCATTAATTGGAGGGGTAACAGGAAATATTCCAACAGTTCAGTTTGTGCCAAATGGCAATGTGATTGTGGGTATGGTAACTTATCGGGATCAAAATCCACCAAGTGGTTATAATGTATTTGGAATAGCAGCGGGCGTGGCCTGGCGTTATGCACCAGTCAGTTCCTGTAATGGTGGCGACAATGTACCATTGGCAGCAGCGGTTAACCCAACTCCGGAATCTCTGGATACACCAACAGAGAGATTGGCTAATCTGACGGTATTCCCTAACCCATCTTCAGGAGTAGTGAATATTACAGTAGAGGATTACATTGGTAAATCCATTGAACTGGCGGTGTACAATATTCTGGGAGAGCAGGTATGGTTCAAGCATATTGAAACCCTGGAGCAGTCGACCATAAACATAGATTTGGGAGACAGCCGTTTTGCAAATGGCCTTTATTACCTGAACCTCACGGCAGATGGAGTAAGTGTGAGCAAGCAAATCGTATTGAGTAAATAA
- a CDS encoding T9SS type A sorting domain-containing protein, with the protein MNLPAAFGVKPYLDNNNQIITGNVTLSGTNYGNVYVKSGATLTIGNGEMYMKSLTMAKGSTLNFNEDCNLKIRAKMNIGPLCNVNVEGGPSVVVYVGDNASVGQGSIVWVDIYAPEGLKAGDSGAYLTTYMNGLFISDDLTSGDNVVWGWNLNCGDLDNGGSNCVAVGAVGGSLAPITKSVTGFCGTNPPPSTTCDCPPGYVVVGYQGLEGNNYGTEVISQFSLRCKQLNANGTLGNSVIVTCANGSLAEGVQDGPVDAAAGQVMVGAELRIGCAIDRVSGYSKPLSEVIAGSPNTSSTLMPLIGGAAGSAQPAQFAPTGNVIVGMVTYRDQNPPSGFNVFGIAAGVAWRYAPVSSCNGGDNLPLAAAVNPTPESLDTPTERLANLTVFPNPSSGVVNITVEDYIGKSIELAVYNILGEQVWFKHIETLEQSTINIDLGDSRFANGLYYLNLTADGVSVSKQIVLSK; encoded by the coding sequence GTGAATCTTCCTGCTGCTTTTGGTGTCAAACCTTACCTGGATAATAATAACCAGATCATAACAGGAAACGTAACCCTTTCGGGCACGAACTACGGAAATGTTTATGTTAAGAGTGGCGCTACGCTGACTATCGGCAACGGAGAGATGTACATGAAGAGCCTGACGATGGCCAAAGGATCAACGCTCAATTTCAATGAGGATTGTAACCTGAAGATCAGGGCGAAAATGAATATCGGGCCGTTGTGTAATGTGAATGTGGAAGGAGGTCCATCGGTAGTGGTTTACGTAGGCGATAATGCTTCTGTAGGCCAGGGATCAATCGTTTGGGTGGATATTTATGCACCGGAAGGCCTCAAAGCAGGGGACTCAGGCGCTTATCTGACCACCTACATGAACGGATTGTTCATCTCGGATGACCTGACTTCCGGGGATAACGTGGTTTGGGGCTGGAACCTGAATTGCGGTGACCTGGATAATGGCGGCAGCAATTGTGTTGCTGTTGGCGCAGTGGGTGGATCACTTGCTCCAATAACAAAATCTGTGACCGGCTTTTGCGGGACTAATCCTCCACCTTCTACTACCTGCGATTGTCCTCCGGGATACGTAGTGGTGGGTTATCAAGGGCTTGAAGGGAATAATTATGGAACTGAGGTAATCAGCCAGTTTAGCCTGAGGTGTAAACAACTTAATGCAAACGGAACCTTAGGCAATTCCGTGATCGTCACCTGCGCTAATGGTTCTTTAGCGGAAGGGGTGCAGGACGGTCCCGTTGATGCAGCCGCTGGCCAGGTAATGGTAGGAGCTGAGTTACGAATAGGATGTGCAATTGACCGGGTTAGCGGATATTCAAAACCCCTATCAGAGGTAATTGCCGGAAGTCCTAATACTTCAAGCACACTTATGCCATTAATTGGAGGAGCAGCAGGATCTGCTCAGCCTGCTCAGTTTGCGCCAACTGGTAATGTGATTGTGGGTATGGTAACTTATCGGGATCAAAATCCACCAAGTGGTTTTAATGTATTTGGAATAGCAGCGGGCGTGGCCTGGCGTTATGCACCAGTCAGTTCCTGTAATGGTGGCGACAATTTACCATTGGCAGCAGCGGTTAACCCAACTCCGGAATCTCTGGATACACCAACAGAGAGATTGGCTAATCTGACGGTATTCCCTAACCCATCTTCGGGAGTAGTGAATATTACAGTAGAGGATTACATTGGTAAATCCATTGAACTGGCGGTGTACAATATTCTGGGAGAGCAGGTATGGTTCAAGCATATTGAAACCCTGGAGCAGTCGACCATAAACATAGATTTGGGAGACAGCCGTTTTGCAAATGGCCTTTATTACCTGAACCTCACGGCAGATGGAGTAAGTGTGAGCAAGCAAATCGTATTGAGTAAATAA
- a CDS encoding branched-chain amino acid aminotransferase, producing the protein MNYNIKVTKTKDSRLSSADFNNIPFGKIFSDHMFVADYEDGAWKNPRVVPYGPITMNPAAMVLHYGQAIFEGMKASKYHDGTPMLLRPELHAKRLNLSADRLCMPNVPEDLFLQALNTLIDIDKAWIPPQAGSALYIRPFMIATDEFIGVGESSKYKFIIMTGPVGPYYPKPIRLLAEQHYVRAIKGGTGEAKAAGNYAGSLLPARIAKQKGFDQVMWMDGHEFRYIQEVGTMNIFFVINGKVITPATDGAILKGITRKCIIELLQDKGYDVEVRPLDIAEVVEAYDNGTLEEIFGAGTAVVVAHISELGYKDRILTLPAIEDRKIGPMIKAEIDSLRVGDIEDKKGWFVPVKAPEFVNAD; encoded by the coding sequence ATGAATTACAACATCAAAGTTACTAAAACTAAAGACTCCCGCCTATCTTCCGCTGATTTTAATAATATTCCTTTCGGAAAAATTTTCTCTGATCACATGTTCGTCGCAGACTATGAAGACGGAGCGTGGAAAAATCCAAGGGTCGTTCCCTATGGTCCCATTACAATGAATCCGGCTGCTATGGTTTTGCATTACGGGCAAGCCATTTTTGAAGGCATGAAAGCATCGAAATACCACGATGGTACTCCTATGCTGCTCAGACCGGAATTACATGCCAAACGATTGAACCTGTCTGCAGACAGGTTGTGCATGCCTAATGTCCCGGAAGATTTGTTTTTGCAGGCCCTGAATACTTTGATAGATATTGATAAAGCATGGATTCCTCCCCAGGCAGGAAGTGCCCTTTATATACGCCCTTTTATGATCGCTACCGATGAGTTCATCGGGGTGGGCGAATCCTCAAAATATAAGTTCATTATCATGACCGGCCCGGTCGGTCCTTATTATCCAAAACCGATTCGTTTATTGGCTGAACAGCATTATGTAAGAGCCATTAAAGGAGGTACCGGAGAAGCTAAAGCTGCCGGTAATTACGCCGGCTCACTGCTACCCGCCAGAATCGCCAAACAAAAAGGATTCGATCAGGTCATGTGGATGGACGGTCATGAATTCCGTTACATCCAGGAAGTTGGTACCATGAATATCTTTTTCGTGATCAACGGAAAAGTGATCACTCCTGCTACGGACGGGGCTATTCTCAAAGGCATTACCCGGAAATGCATCATCGAATTACTCCAGGACAAAGGGTACGACGTTGAAGTCCGGCCACTGGACATTGCTGAGGTGGTCGAAGCTTATGACAATGGCACGCTGGAAGAAATTTTCGGAGCAGGCACCGCGGTGGTCGTCGCCCATATTTCTGAACTTGGTTACAAAGACAGGATTCTTACCCTTCCTGCTATCGAAGACAGAAAGATTGGCCCGATGATCAAAGCAGAAATCGACAGCCTTCGGGTTGGTGACATTGAAGATAAAAAAGGTTGGTTTGTTCCGGTAAAAGCTCCGGAATTTGTCAATGCTGACTAA
- a CDS encoding HYR domain-containing protein codes for MNTVLMMVLMTFMSQSLQAQGNCLDAHAGVGCSDSGCEATVCAIDPFCCQNAWDATCASEAALYCDFGVDPCNSVVNITCGGTENYSLAAGTGSWDNLGPYGTPGNEQVFSFTAPTTGSYNIAISSSSGYVDLFYKSGACSGTGWSYVDDIITSAANTLTFTGGTTYLFLIDDENTTATTGTISVTCPITDPCSSVISLSCGDATNFSLAGGTGSWNNLGGPYSTPGNEQVFSFTAPTTGSYDIAVSSISGYVDLFYKSSACSGTGWSYVDDIYTSGATNTLSLIGGTTYLFLLDDENTSSSSGTISISCPAVVADPCNSVMSITCGGTENYSLAGTGVWDDLGTYGTPGNEQVFSFTAPTTGFYNITVTNNDYFIDLYYKSSACSGTGWSYVDDIYTSGATNTLSLIGGTTYLFLLDDENTTTSSGTITIICPVLCDPPNAICQTTTVELDTDGNGSITTADINNGSTADCGLASMVASPLSFDCSNVGSVPVTLTVTDINGAVSSCTVNVTVNDTQSPWLTTECPANITLCGAQNVSWTEPAAADNCGIVSTVNNANPGDFFGVGEHNVEYTFTDGAGLKASCSFKITINPLPQVEIDPSNVPEWCQGVKVLFAKVTNIAALAEPLSFEWYQGMDFLGDGQELFGDGQPALIQ; via the coding sequence GTGAATACTGTCTTAATGATGGTGTTGATGACTTTTATGTCACAAAGCCTACAGGCACAGGGCAATTGTTTAGATGCCCACGCCGGAGTAGGGTGCTCTGATTCAGGTTGCGAGGCTACGGTATGTGCTATAGACCCATTCTGTTGTCAAAATGCATGGGATGCTACTTGTGCCAGTGAAGCAGCGCTATATTGTGATTTTGGCGTGGATCCGTGTAATTCTGTTGTGAATATTACTTGCGGAGGTACTGAAAATTATTCACTCGCAGCAGGAACTGGTTCCTGGGATAATTTAGGCCCGTATGGTACTCCGGGAAATGAACAGGTGTTTTCCTTTACCGCACCTACGACAGGCTCCTACAATATTGCCATAAGCTCGAGCAGCGGTTATGTGGACTTATTTTATAAATCAGGTGCTTGTAGCGGTACAGGGTGGTCTTACGTCGATGATATTATAACATCAGCAGCTAATACTTTAACCTTTACCGGCGGGACTACCTATTTATTCCTTATCGATGATGAAAATACTACGGCTACTACAGGTACTATTTCTGTGACTTGCCCAATAACCGATCCTTGTAGTTCTGTTATTAGCCTTTCCTGTGGAGATGCAACAAATTTCTCGCTAGCGGGAGGAACTGGTTCCTGGAATAATTTAGGAGGTCCGTATAGTACACCGGGAAATGAACAGGTGTTTTCCTTTACCGCACCTACGACAGGCTCCTACGATATTGCCGTAAGTTCGATCAGCGGTTATGTGGACTTATTTTATAAATCAAGTGCTTGTAGTGGTACAGGGTGGTCTTACGTCGATGATATTTACACCTCCGGAGCTACAAATACACTTAGTTTGATCGGAGGAACAACTTATTTATTTTTACTCGATGATGAAAATACTTCTTCCAGTTCAGGTACTATTTCAATTTCCTGTCCTGCTGTCGTAGCAGATCCGTGTAATTCTGTTATGAGTATTACTTGTGGAGGTACTGAAAATTATTCACTCGCAGGAACGGGTGTATGGGATGATTTAGGCACATATGGTACACCGGGAAATGAACAGGTGTTTTCCTTTACCGCTCCTACGACAGGATTCTACAATATAACGGTGACCAATAATGACTATTTTATTGACCTGTATTATAAATCAAGTGCTTGTAGTGGTACAGGGTGGTCTTACGTCGATGATATTTACACCTCCGGAGCTACAAATACACTTAGTTTGATCGGAGGAACAACTTATTTATTTTTACTCGATGATGAAAATACTACTACCAGTTCAGGTACTATTACGATAATTTGTCCCGTTTTATGTGATCCGCCAAATGCAATATGCCAAACAACGACAGTTGAATTGGATACTGATGGCAATGGATCAATTACGACGGCAGACATCAATAACGGATCAACTGCTGATTGTGGGTTGGCTTCTATGGTTGCCTCTCCACTTAGCTTTGATTGTTCAAATGTAGGCAGTGTTCCGGTAACACTGACCGTTACGGATATCAATGGAGCGGTCTCCAGCTGTACGGTTAATGTGACGGTGAATGATACTCAGTCACCATGGCTGACTACTGAATGTCCTGCTAACATCACGCTCTGTGGTGCTCAGAATGTTTCATGGACAGAACCCGCCGCAGCGGATAATTGCGGTATTGTTTCAACCGTAAACAATGCCAACCCCGGCGATTTCTTTGGTGTAGGCGAGCACAATGTAGAATACACCTTTACAGATGGTGCAGGGCTGAAAGCTTCCTGTTCCTTCAAGATCACCATCAATCCGCTACCTCAAGTAGAGATCGATCCGTCTAATGTGCCGGAATGGTGTCAGGGGGTGAAGGTTTTATTTGCCAAAGTGACCAACATAGCAGCTCTCGCGGAACCACTCAGCTTTGAATGGTACCAGGGGATGGACTTTTTAGGTGATGGACAGGAGCTTTTTGGTGACGGCCAGCCAGCACTTATACAGTGA
- a CDS encoding GTPase: MSREKVIILGAAGRDFHNFNTHFRNNNAYEVVAFTAAQIPDIDGRKYPAELAGYLYPEGIPILPEAQLAELIRSFKADTCVFSYSDVSYQKVMTMNALVNSAGANFLLLGTEATMIKSHKPVISVCAVRTGVGKSQTSRSVIEHLMEHGLKVVAIRHPMPYGNLAEQKVQRFAELADLKKHKCTIEEMEEYEPHIVRGNIIYSGVDYEAIVRAAENDPAGCDVIVWDGGNNDFSFYQSDLYITLMDPLRPGHELNYYPGGINVRLADAIIINKIDSATPEGIQMVRDNIEKLNPRATVIDAASPIKVDNPAVIKDKKVLVVEDGPTLTHGGMKIGAGTVAAKKYGAREMVDPRPFLTGKLAETFEIYPEIGQLLPAMGYGAQQLADLETTINNTDCEAVIVGTPIDLSRVINIKHPFTRVYYDLQCIGEPTLKMVIDEFVKTKVEQMASVF, from the coding sequence ATGTCAAGAGAGAAAGTAATCATACTCGGTGCGGCTGGTCGCGATTTTCACAATTTCAACACCCATTTCAGGAACAATAATGCCTACGAGGTAGTGGCCTTTACGGCGGCTCAAATCCCTGATATTGACGGTCGGAAATATCCTGCCGAACTGGCCGGCTATCTTTATCCGGAGGGCATCCCTATCCTTCCCGAAGCACAACTGGCGGAACTTATCCGATCTTTTAAGGCCGACACCTGTGTCTTTTCCTATAGCGATGTAAGTTATCAAAAGGTGATGACGATGAACGCTTTGGTCAATAGCGCCGGAGCCAATTTCTTATTATTAGGCACAGAGGCCACCATGATCAAAAGCCATAAGCCGGTCATTTCCGTTTGTGCGGTCCGGACCGGAGTCGGAAAAAGCCAGACCTCCCGCAGCGTTATTGAGCACCTCATGGAACACGGTTTAAAGGTAGTGGCCATCCGGCATCCCATGCCTTATGGAAACCTCGCCGAGCAAAAGGTACAGCGGTTCGCCGAGCTCGCAGATCTAAAGAAACACAAGTGTACCATTGAAGAAATGGAAGAATACGAACCACATATCGTTCGCGGCAATATCATCTATTCCGGAGTGGATTACGAAGCCATCGTCAGGGCGGCAGAAAATGATCCCGCCGGTTGTGATGTTATCGTTTGGGATGGCGGAAACAATGACTTTTCCTTCTACCAAAGCGACCTGTACATTACCCTCATGGATCCGCTTCGCCCCGGGCATGAATTGAACTATTACCCCGGTGGCATCAACGTGAGGCTGGCAGATGCCATCATCATCAATAAGATCGATTCAGCCACCCCGGAAGGCATCCAGATGGTCAGAGATAATATTGAAAAACTCAATCCCAGGGCGACCGTGATTGATGCAGCCTCTCCCATAAAGGTGGATAACCCGGCCGTAATCAAAGATAAAAAAGTATTGGTTGTCGAAGACGGCCCGACCCTGACTCACGGGGGTATGAAGATTGGTGCCGGCACCGTGGCCGCCAAAAAATACGGCGCCCGTGAAATGGTGGATCCCCGGCCTTTCCTCACCGGAAAATTGGCCGAAACGTTCGAGATCTATCCGGAAATTGGCCAGCTTTTGCCTGCCATGGGATACGGTGCCCAGCAATTGGCAGATCTTGAAACCACCATCAATAATACAGATTGCGAAGCGGTAATTGTCGGCACGCCTATTGACCTGAGCCGTGTGATCAACATCAAACACCCCTTCACCAGGGTTTATTACGACCTGCAATGCATCGGGGAACCGACCTTAAAAATGGTCATTGATGAATTTGTAAAAACCAAAGTGGAACAGATGGCCTCCGTTTTTTAA
- a CDS encoding HYR domain-containing protein gives MNTVLMVVLMTFMSQSLQAQGDCLVPHGGLGCSDPACEATVCAVDPFCCNNSWDSVCASEAAQLCGGAQPTCDDGIQNGNETGVDCGGPDCVPCGGGVVNDDVCSALAIDCGTNQSGTTQGATFDDVGSCGTSNTAPGVWYKWTGDGAQVTVSTCNAGTNYDTKLSVFSGNCEVLSCVGGGDDDFNCSFGSTRSTVTFNSTSGVQYYFLVHGFSSNTGNFELSLTSCAEGLSNDDSCGALSIECGASVTGSTVGATPDNMEFCGTGNTAPGVWYKWTGDGTQVTISTCNAGTNYDTKLSVFSGNCEVLSCVGGSDDDFNCSFSSLRSTVTFTSVLGVQYFFLVHGFGTSTGNFELSLSCEGVCDDAAEGPIVTSCPEGQDLCGAQNVYWQTPTATDNCVEPTVSSNYNSGDFFGVGEHNVVYTFTDGAGLEATCSFKITINPLPQVEIDPSNVPEWCQGVKVLFAKVTNIAALAEPLSFEWYQGENFLGDGQELLVTANGTYTVIVTDDNGCSTTVSTVVNYDLSTLLSAHTIIVDDQLDMDESTVVSGGVGVQDGDEVSVQHNSNIMTFMRSAAAQIDGSSTVANYINSIHR, from the coding sequence GTGAATACTGTCTTAATGGTGGTATTGATGACTTTTATGTCACAAAGCCTGCAGGCACAGGGCGATTGTTTAGTTCCCCACGGCGGATTAGGTTGCTCTGATCCAGCTTGCGAGGCTACGGTATGTGCTGTAGACCCATTCTGTTGTAATAATTCATGGGATAGTGTTTGTGCCAGTGAAGCAGCGCAACTCTGTGGCGGCGCGCAACCGACCTGCGATGACGGCATCCAGAATGGAAACGAAACTGGTGTCGATTGTGGCGGACCTGATTGTGTACCATGTGGTGGTGGCGTCGTCAATGATGACGTATGCAGTGCCCTGGCCATCGATTGCGGCACCAATCAATCCGGTACGACTCAAGGGGCTACTTTTGACGATGTGGGATCTTGCGGTACGAGCAATACTGCTCCCGGCGTCTGGTACAAGTGGACCGGTGACGGCGCTCAGGTTACGGTTTCCACCTGTAACGCGGGTACCAATTATGACACCAAACTCTCCGTATTCTCCGGGAATTGTGAAGTATTGTCCTGTGTGGGGGGGGGTGATGATGATTTCAATTGCAGTTTTGGTTCCACTAGATCTACAGTTACCTTTAACTCTACTTCCGGCGTCCAGTATTATTTCCTGGTTCACGGATTTAGTTCTAATACAGGGAATTTTGAACTGAGCCTGACTAGCTGTGCCGAAGGGTTATCCAATGACGATTCCTGCGGTGCATTGTCTATTGAATGCGGTGCAAGCGTGACAGGATCTACTGTGGGTGCTACTCCCGATAATATGGAATTCTGCGGTACGGGCAATACTGCTCCCGGCGTCTGGTACAAGTGGACCGGTGATGGAACCCAGGTTACGATTTCCACCTGTAACGCAGGTACCAATTATGACACCAAACTCTCCGTATTCTCCGGGAATTGTGAAGTATTGTCCTGCGTGGGCGGGAGTGATGATGATTTCAATTGCAGTTTTAGTTCCTTAAGATCTACAGTTACCTTTACCTCTGTTCTCGGAGTCCAGTATTTCTTCCTGGTCCACGGATTTGGTACATCTACAGGGAATTTTGAACTGAGCCTGAGCTGCGAAGGCGTCTGCGACGACGCAGCCGAAGGCCCTATAGTTACTTCCTGTCCTGAAGGACAAGATCTCTGTGGTGCACAGAACGTATACTGGCAAACTCCAACAGCCACTGATAACTGTGTGGAGCCTACGGTAAGCAGCAATTACAATAGTGGCGATTTCTTTGGTGTAGGCGAGCACAATGTGGTTTACACCTTTACAGATGGTGCAGGGCTGGAAGCTACCTGTTCCTTCAAGATCACCATCAATCCGCTACCACAAGTAGAGATCGACCCGTCTAATGTACCGGAATGGTGTCAGGGGGTGAAGGTTTTATTTGCCAAAGTGACCAACATAGCAGCTCTTGCGGAACCACTCAGCTTTGAATGGTACCAGGGAGAAAACTTTTTAGGCGATGGACAGGAGCTTTTGGTGACGGCCAACGGCACTTATACAGTGATCGTAACAGATGACAATGGTTGTTCTACAACCGTATCTACGGTTGTGAATTATGATCTGTCGACCTTATTGTCCGCGCATACGATCATCGTGGATGACCAGCTGGATATGGATGAATCAACCGTAGTCAGTGGTGGCGTTGGTGTACAGGATGGCGATGAAGTTTCTGTACAACACAATTCCAATATCATGACCTTCATGAGGTCAGCAGCAGCACAGATTGACGGCAGCAGTACGGTGGCGAATTATATCAATTCAATTCACCGGTGA